AGGCCCACCCGGTGTCAGGCCCGAAGAGGGCGCCGTACACCGAGTGGAACTGGACGATGACCCAGGAGACGGGTGTGGTGATGAAGCTGAAGAGGCTGGCAATCGTGTCCACTAATCATGCTCCTTGGGCATGGGACGGTGTCTCTGCGGCCGGGCTCGAAGGACTGGACCGACTTGTGGGAGAAGTCTGTCCCTCGGTGGCCGGGACGGCGACGGAGGGCCCGCCCTTGCGTGCACGCCACGCGTTACGCAGCATTTCGTGCCACCGCGGGCGCTTGCGCGGCGGGACATGGTCCACACCGCCCAGCGACCACGGATTGCAGCGAAGGATGCGCCAGGCCGTGAGTGCCGTTCCCTTGATGGCACCGTGCCGGTCGATGGCCGTGAAGCCGTAGTGGGAGCACGACGGGTAGTACTTGCAGACCGGCCCGAGCAGCGGACTGATCGTCCACTGGTAGAGCTTGATCAGAGCAAGCAGCGGGTACTTCATCGCGCGCCCCCTCCCAGCAGCCGCTGGAGGGCGGCATCCAGGTCTCGGGCCAGCTGTGCATGGTCGGCGTCGCCCGCACCGGGCAGCGCTCGTACCACTACCAGGCTACCGGGGGGCAGCTGGGCGACTCGGTCGCGCATCAGGTGGCGAAGCCTGCGCTTCACTTTGTTGCGTACGACCGCACCGCCCACGGCTTTGCTCACGACGAAACCCGCACGCGTCGGGGGAGCGCTCTCCCCAGGCGCATGCGGGTCCGTGGCACCGCTTCGAAGGTGGACGACGAGGTACGGGCGTCCAGCCCGGCGTCCTCGCCGTACCGCGGTCGCGAAGTCCTCGCGCCGCCTCAGCCGGTTCTCGGTGGGCAGCACGATGTCATGACCTGACCGGGATCAGGCGGACAGACGGGCGCGACCCTTGCTACGGCGGGACGCGAGAATCGCGCGGCCGGCACGGGTGCGCATACGCAGCCGGAAGCCGTGGGTCTTCGCGCGACGACGGTTGTTCGGCTGGAAGGTGCGCTTGCTCACTCGGGGGCTCCAGAAAATCGGTAGTTGCGGGGTGCCGTCCTGGCTGTCACCGTGCGCCCACGAGTAGCTCGCAGTTACGCCCGAGTGCACCGCTTACCGATCACCCAAATGATCTGTGCCCATCGGAGGCAGGCGGCAGCAGCCATCGACAACTCGACCTGGTTACGGTACGCGCGGCTACGCCATCCGGTCAAACCAGCAGCGGCCCGGAGACACTTGTCCACAGGCTGGGGACAACAACTTGAACCGCAGCCGCCGCCCTGACTACCGTGACGGAACTCCGATTCGTTCCCTTATCCCTGCCCCACCCGATTTACATCCCGAGCCGTCCCAGAACCACACGTTCGTGGGACCTGTGAGAGAGCGTGCCCTGTGGCTGACGTACCTGCCGATCTTGCCGCAGTGTGGCCACGCGTATTGGAGCAGCTCCTCGGGGAGGGCCGCGGCCAGGGTGTCGAGGCGAAGGACGAGCACTGGATCCGGCGATGTCAACCGCTCGCGCTGGTCGCGGACACCGCCCTGCTCGCCGTACCGAACGAATTCGCGAAGGGCGTACTCGAGGGCCGCCTGGCGCCCGTCGTCAGCGAGACCCTGAGCCGCGAGTGCGGCCGTCCGATCCGGATCGCGATCACCGTCGACGACTCCGCGGGCGAACCCACGCCCGCGCCCCCGGCCCGTTCCCAGTCGCGTTACGAGGAGCCCGAGCTGCCGGCCGCGCGCCAGGACCGCGACGGTTATGAGGGGTACGGGCGTCACCGCGCCGACCAGCTGCCGGGAACGGCCGGCGACCAGCCGCCGCCTGCGCGCGGAGATCAACTTCCCACCGCCCGTCCCGCGTACCCCTCCGAGTACCAGCGCCCCGAGCCCGGCTCCTGGCCGCGGCCGGCGCAGGACGAGTACAGCTGGCAGCAGCAGCGCCTCGGCTTCCCCGAGCGTGACCCGTACGCGTCACCGAACCAGGACACCTACGGCTCACCGGACTCCTACGGCACCCGGGACTCGTACGAATCCCACGGATCGTCGCAGGACTCGTATGGATCGCATGGATCACGTGGGTCACACGGGTCGCGCGGTTCGCAGGACTCGTACGGCTCGTCCCCCCAGGACGCCTACGGCTCCCCGTCCCAGGACTACCGCCCGCAGTCCATGGAGCGCCCCTCCTACGAGTCGCCGCGCTCCGACTACGACACGTCACGCCCCGACTACGACCAGCGCGACCCGGTCCGCCGGGAGCTGCCAGAGCCGCCGGCCGGCTCGGGGCACGTGCACCGCGGCGGCCCCGTCGGCCCGAACCTGCCCACGACCGGTGCGCCCGGCCCGCTGGCCGCGCAGCCCGCGCCGGCGACCGGCCCGGGTGAGCCCACCGCACGTCTGAACCCGAAGTACCTCTTCGACACGTTCGTCATCGGCGCCTCCAACCGCTTCGCGCACGCCGCCGCGGTCGCCGTCGCCGAGGCACCGGCGAAGGCGTACAACCCGTTGTTCATCTACGGGGAGTCCGGGCTCGGCAAGACGCACCTGCTGCACGCGATCGGGCACTACGCGCGCAGCCTCTACCCGGGCACGCGGGTGCGGTACGTGAGCTCGGAGGAGTTCACCAACGAGTTCATCAACTCCATCCGCGACGGCAAGGGCGACAGCTTCCGCAAGCGCTACCGCGAGATGGACATCCTGCTCGTCGACGACATCCAGTTCCTTGCGGACAAGGAGTCGACGCAGGAGGAGTTCTTCCACACCTTCAACACGCTCCACAACGCCAACAAGCAGATCGTGCTGTCCTCCGACCGGCCGCCCAAGCAGCTGGTGACGCTGGAGGACCGGCTGCGGAACCGTTTCGAGTGGGGTCTGATCACCGACGTCCAGCCGCCCGAGCTGGAGACGCGTATCGCGATCCTCCGCAAGAAGGCGGTGCAGGAGCAGCTGAACGCGCCGCCGGAGGTGCTGGAGTTCATCGCGTCCCGGATCTCGCGCAACATCCGCGAGCTGGAGGGCGCGCTGATCCGGGTCACGGCGTTCGCCTCGCTCAACCGGCAGCCGGTGGACCTGGGCCTGACGGAGATCGTCCTCAAGGACCTCATCCCCGGCGGCGAGGACTCGGCCCCCGAGATCACGTCCACGGCCATCATGGGCGCGACGGCGGACTACTTCGGGCTGACCGTCGAGGACCTGTGCGGCACCTCGCGCGGCCGCGCCCTCGTCACCGCCCGGCAGATCGCCATGTACCTGTGCCGCGAGCTCACGGACCTGTCACTGCCGAAGATCGGCGCGCTGTTCGGCGGCCGCGACCACACGACGGTCATGCACGCGGACCGCAAGATCCGCAACCTGATGGCCGAGCGCCGCTCCATCTACAACCAGGTCACCGAGCTGACCAACCGCATCAAGAACGGCTGACAGCGCCGGCCGTACGACGCCGAGGGCGCCCCTGGAGCGGACTTCCGGGGGCGCCCTCCGTCATGTCGCGGCCGGCCTTCGTCATGTCGCGGCCACCGGCTGTTCGAATTACCTGCCGGGTTACGGCCCCTCTCCACAGATTCGGCGACTTTCTCCCGTCCACACCCTGGGGACTGGGAAGTTGTCCAGACTGTGTCCACAGAGGCCTCTGTTGAAGGACCATCAGACCAGGTCACCTGCGTGTGGATTCGTGGACGAACGATCTCCACAGGCTGTGGACAACGAGAGCGTCCACAGGCTGTGCATCGAGTTGTCCACCGGCAACCCACAGGCTGGGGCCGGTTGTCCCCAGCGATCCCCAGCTTCTCCACATCGCTGTCCACTGTTCGGCAACGCGACGCGCCTCCTCACCGGGTCGAGTGAAAGGCGTCACACGAAGGTGCCGGGTTGGGCTGTGGGAAAGGTGGGTAAACCTGGGGACGGCACTGGGGAGAACTCGCCTCACCCTGTGCACGGGGTGTGCAGAACTTTCCGTTCTCCACAGAAGCCCCTGGTTGTCCACTGCCGTCACCCACAGGACCGGTGGACAAAATTCCCGCTCTGAGCTGGGCAAACAGGGTTATCCACGGTATCCACAGGCCCTACTACTACTCCCGACTAGAGAGAGCTGGGAATTCGTTTCGAAGCGGGCCCTGTGCACAACTTGCCCTCCGGCGCCCGACCGCCCCTCGTCACGACTTGACCCCGAGAGGCACCTACTGTCAGTGCGGTGCGTCAGACTGGTCCCCGGTGTCCTCCCCATCCCGGGGACCGTCGACACCGAGACAGACGACGAGGGCCAGGCAGAGCGAGAAGCGCCGGCAACAGCAGGAGGCGGCAACAGTGAAGATCCGGGTGGAACGCGACGTACTCGCGGAGGCAGTGGCCTGGGCGGCACGCAGCCTCCCGGCCCGTCCGCCGGCGCCTGTCCTCGCCGGCCTGCTGCTGAAGGCCGAGGACGGCCAGCTGAGCCTGTCCAGCTTCGACTACGAGGTCTCCGCGCGCGTGTCCGTGGAGGCCGAGGTCGAGGAGGAGGGCACGGTGCTCGTCTCCGGCCGCCTCCTCGCGGACATCTGCCGAGCCCTCCCCAACCGGCCGGTGGAGATCTCCACAGACGGTGTACGGGCGACGGTGGTGTGCGGCTCCTCCCGGTTCACACTCCACACACTGCCTGTGGAGGAGTACCCGGCGCTGCCGCAGATGCCGAACGCGACGGGCACGGTCCCCGGCGAGGTCTTCGCCTCCGCGGCCGCCCAGGTGGCCATCGCCGCCGGCCGTGACGACACGCTGCCCGTCCTCACGGGCGTCCGCATCGAGATCGAGGGCGACACGGTCACGCTGGCGTCCACCGACCGCTACCGCTTCGCGGTCCGTGAGTTCCTGTGGAAGCCGGAGAACCCGGAGGCCTCCGCGGTCGCCCTGGTGCCCGCCAAGACGCTGCTGGACACCGCCAAGGCCCTGACGAGCGGCGACCAGGTGACCCTGGCGCTGTCCGGCTCGGGCTCGGGCGAGGGCCTGATCGGCTTCGAGGGCGCCGGCCGCCGTACGACGACCCGCCTGCTGGAGGGCGACCTCCCGAAGTACCGCACGCTGTTCCCGACGGAGTTCAACAGCATCGCCGTGATCGAGACCGCCCCCTTCGTGGAGGCCGTCAAGCGTGTGGCCCTGGTCGCCGAGCGGAACACCCCGGTGCGGCTCAGCTTCGAGCAGGGCGTGCTCATCCTGGAGGCCGGCTCCAGCGACGACGCACAGGCTGTGGAAAGGGTCGACGCCCAGCTGGAGGGCGACGACATCTCGATCGCCTTCAACCCGACGTTCCTGCTGGACGGCCTGAGCGCCATCGACTCCCCGGTCGCGCAGCTGTCCTTCACGACGTCCACGAAGCCCGCGCTGCTCAGCGGCAAGCCGGCGCTGGACGCCGAGGCGGACGAGGCCTACAAGTACCTGATCATGCCGGTGCGCCTGAGCGGCTGAGCTCCGGCGGTTGTCCACAGGCTGGGGGCGAATCCGCAGGTGAGGGCGTACGACTGAGCGCGTATGCCCACAGATGTGCGCGAGCGTCCGGGTTTAGGCTCGGACGTGGGTACGAAAGTGCCGCAACGCCACGTCGGACACCTGCAAACCTAAGGAACACAACTGATGGAGCTCGGTCTCGTCGGCCTCGGCAAGATGGGCGGCAACATGCGCGAGCGGATCCGCCGCGCGGGCCACACCGTCTTCGGATACGACCGCAACCCGGACCTCGCCGATGTCCACAGCCTGCCGGAGCTTGTGGGCAAGCTCAGCGGCCCGCGTGTGATCTGGGTGATGGTCCCGGCGGGCGAGCCCACGCAGTCCACCATCGACGAGCTCGCCGAACTGCTGGAGCCCGGCGATGTCGTCGTGGACGGCGGCAACTCCCGCTGGACCGACGACGAGAAGCACGCCGAGGAGCTGGCGGCCAAGGGCATCGGCTTCGTCGACTGCGGTGTCTCCGGCGGCGTCTGGGGCCTGGAGAACGGCTACGCGCTGATGTACGGCGGCGACAAGGAGAACGTCGCCAAGGTGCAACCGGTCTTCGACGCCCTCAAGCCGGAGGGCGACTTCGGCTCGGTGCACGCCGGCAAGGTCGGCGCGGGCCACTTCGCGAAGATGGTCCACAACGGCATCGAGTACGCGATGATGCAGGCCTACGCCGAGGGCTGGGAGCTGCTGGAGAAGGTCGACTCCGTGACCGACGTCCGGGAGGTCTTCCGCTCCTGGCAGGAGGGCACGGTCATCCGCTCCTGGCTGCTCGACCTCGCGGTCAACGCGCTCGACGAGGACGAGCACCTGGACAGGCTCCGGGGTTATGCACAGGACTCCGGTGAGGGACGCTGGACTGTGGAAGCCGCCATCGACCACGCGGTGCCGCTGCCGGCGATCACCGCGTCGCTGTTCGCGCGGTTCGCCTCCCGTCAGGAGGACTCGCCCCAGATGAAGATGATCGCGGCGCTGCGGAACCAGTTCGGCGGCCACGCGGTCGAGACCAAGTAAGCAACACCCGAGGGTTGGGGAGGTCGGCGAAACGACCATGCACGTCACGCATCTGTCGCTGGCCGACTTCCGCTCGTACCCCCGGGTCGAGGTCCCGCTCGACCCGGGAGTGACGGCCTTCGTCGGACCGAACGGGCAGGGGAAGACCAATCTCGTCGAGGCCGTCGGCTATCTCGCCACGCTCGGCAGCCACCGGGTCTCCTCCGACGCCCCCCTGGTCCGCATGGGCGCCGAGCGCGCGATCATCCGGGCCCAGGTGCGGCAGGGGGAGCGGCAGCAGCTGGTCGAGCTGGAGCTGAACCCGGGGCGCGCCAACCGGGCCCGGATCAACCGGTCCTCGCAGGTCAAGCCACGTGATGTGCTCGGGATCGTACGGACCGTGCTGTTCGCCCCCGAGGATCTCGCCCTGGTCAAGGGCGACCCCGGTGAGCGGCGCCGCTTCCTCGACGAGCTGATCACCGCCCGCTCCCCGCGCATGGCCGCGGTCCGCTCCGACTACGACCGGGTTCTCAAGCAGCGCAACACCCTCCTCAAGTCGGCCGCGCTCGCTCGCCGGCACGGCGGCCGCAGCATGGACATGTCCACGCTCGACATCTGGGACCAGCATCTCGCGCGCGCGGGCGCCGAGTTGCTCGCCCAGCGCCTGGACCTGATCGCCGCCGTCCAGCCGCTCGCCGACAAGGCGTACGAGCAGCTCGCCCCCGGCGGCGGGCCGATCGCCCTGGAGTACAAGCCGTCCGCGCCGGGCGAGGCGCACACCCGCGATGACCTGTTCGAGCAACTGATGGCCGCGCTCGCCGAAGCCCGCAAGCAGGAGATCGAGCGGGGCGTCACCCTGGTCGGCCCGCACCGGGACGACCTGCTGCTCAAGCTCGGCCAGCTGCCCGCCAAGGGGTACGCCTCGCACGGCGAGTCCTGGTCGTACGCCCTGGCGCTGCGTCTCGCCTCGTACGACCTGCTGCGCGCGGAGGGCAACGAGCCGGTGCTGGTGCTCGACGACGTCTTCGCCGAGCTGGACACCCGCCGCCGTGAGCGCCTCGCCGAGCTGGTCGCGCCCGGCGAGCAGGTCCTGGTGACGGCCGCGGTCGACGACGACGTACCGTATGTGCTGTCCGGGGTGCGGTTCGCCGTGTCCGAGGGGACGGTGGAGCGCGTATGACGGAGAACACACCGGAGATCCCGTCCGGGCCCCGGTCGCCCGAGCCGTCCGGCGTCGACCTCGCGCGCGTGGCGCTGCGCGCCGCCAAGGATGCCGCACGCGCGCGTGGGGACGCTGCGCAGCAGAAGAAGCAGGCGCGCCGCGGCGGACTGCGCTCCGGCGCGCGCGCCGACGGCCGCGACCCCATGGCGCTCGGCTCCGCGATCAACCGGCTGATCACCGAGCGCGGCTGGGAGGCCCCGGCCGCGGTGGGCGGGGTGATGGGCCGCTGGCCGCAGAT
The genomic region above belongs to Streptomyces coeruleorubidus and contains:
- the rpmH gene encoding 50S ribosomal protein L34, with amino-acid sequence MSKRTFQPNNRRRAKTHGFRLRMRTRAGRAILASRRSKGRARLSA
- the dnaA gene encoding chromosomal replication initiator protein DnaA — protein: MADVPADLAAVWPRVLEQLLGEGRGQGVEAKDEHWIRRCQPLALVADTALLAVPNEFAKGVLEGRLAPVVSETLSRECGRPIRIAITVDDSAGEPTPAPPARSQSRYEEPELPAARQDRDGYEGYGRHRADQLPGTAGDQPPPARGDQLPTARPAYPSEYQRPEPGSWPRPAQDEYSWQQQRLGFPERDPYASPNQDTYGSPDSYGTRDSYESHGSSQDSYGSHGSRGSHGSRGSQDSYGSSPQDAYGSPSQDYRPQSMERPSYESPRSDYDTSRPDYDQRDPVRRELPEPPAGSGHVHRGGPVGPNLPTTGAPGPLAAQPAPATGPGEPTARLNPKYLFDTFVIGASNRFAHAAAVAVAEAPAKAYNPLFIYGESGLGKTHLLHAIGHYARSLYPGTRVRYVSSEEFTNEFINSIRDGKGDSFRKRYREMDILLVDDIQFLADKESTQEEFFHTFNTLHNANKQIVLSSDRPPKQLVTLEDRLRNRFEWGLITDVQPPELETRIAILRKKAVQEQLNAPPEVLEFIASRISRNIRELEGALIRVTAFASLNRQPVDLGLTEIVLKDLIPGGEDSAPEITSTAIMGATADYFGLTVEDLCGTSRGRALVTARQIAMYLCRELTDLSLPKIGALFGGRDHTTVMHADRKIRNLMAERRSIYNQVTELTNRIKNG
- the recF gene encoding DNA replication/repair protein RecF (All proteins in this family for which functions are known are DNA-binding proteins that assist the filamentation of RecA onto DNA for the initiation of recombination or recombinational repair.), which encodes MHVTHLSLADFRSYPRVEVPLDPGVTAFVGPNGQGKTNLVEAVGYLATLGSHRVSSDAPLVRMGAERAIIRAQVRQGERQQLVELELNPGRANRARINRSSQVKPRDVLGIVRTVLFAPEDLALVKGDPGERRRFLDELITARSPRMAAVRSDYDRVLKQRNTLLKSAALARRHGGRSMDMSTLDIWDQHLARAGAELLAQRLDLIAAVQPLADKAYEQLAPGGGPIALEYKPSAPGEAHTRDDLFEQLMAALAEARKQEIERGVTLVGPHRDDLLLKLGQLPAKGYASHGESWSYALALRLASYDLLRAEGNEPVLVLDDVFAELDTRRRERLAELVAPGEQVLVTAAVDDDVPYVLSGVRFAVSEGTVERV
- a CDS encoding DUF721 domain-containing protein, which translates into the protein MTENTPEIPSGPRSPEPSGVDLARVALRAAKDAARARGDAAQQKKQARRGGLRSGARADGRDPMALGSAINRLITERGWEAPAAVGGVMGRWPQIVGEDVAKHCVPERYDEEEHVLSVRCDSTAWATNLRLLAPTLVARLNEDLGHGTVKLIKVQGPGAPNRRYGPLRAPGSTGPGDTYG
- the gnd gene encoding phosphogluconate dehydrogenase (NAD(+)-dependent, decarboxylating), whose product is MELGLVGLGKMGGNMRERIRRAGHTVFGYDRNPDLADVHSLPELVGKLSGPRVIWVMVPAGEPTQSTIDELAELLEPGDVVVDGGNSRWTDDEKHAEELAAKGIGFVDCGVSGGVWGLENGYALMYGGDKENVAKVQPVFDALKPEGDFGSVHAGKVGAGHFAKMVHNGIEYAMMQAYAEGWELLEKVDSVTDVREVFRSWQEGTVIRSWLLDLAVNALDEDEHLDRLRGYAQDSGEGRWTVEAAIDHAVPLPAITASLFARFASRQEDSPQMKMIAALRNQFGGHAVETK
- the yidD gene encoding membrane protein insertion efficiency factor YidD, producing the protein MKYPLLALIKLYQWTISPLLGPVCKYYPSCSHYGFTAIDRHGAIKGTALTAWRILRCNPWSLGGVDHVPPRKRPRWHEMLRNAWRARKGGPSVAVPATEGQTSPTSRSSPSSPAAETPSHAQGA
- the rnpA gene encoding ribonuclease P protein component; protein product: MLPTENRLRRREDFATAVRRGRRAGRPYLVVHLRSGATDPHAPGESAPPTRAGFVVSKAVGGAVVRNKVKRRLRHLMRDRVAQLPPGSLVVVRALPGAGDADHAQLARDLDAALQRLLGGGAR
- the dnaN gene encoding DNA polymerase III subunit beta, which translates into the protein MKIRVERDVLAEAVAWAARSLPARPPAPVLAGLLLKAEDGQLSLSSFDYEVSARVSVEAEVEEEGTVLVSGRLLADICRALPNRPVEISTDGVRATVVCGSSRFTLHTLPVEEYPALPQMPNATGTVPGEVFASAAAQVAIAAGRDDTLPVLTGVRIEIEGDTVTLASTDRYRFAVREFLWKPENPEASAVALVPAKTLLDTAKALTSGDQVTLALSGSGSGEGLIGFEGAGRRTTTRLLEGDLPKYRTLFPTEFNSIAVIETAPFVEAVKRVALVAERNTPVRLSFEQGVLILEAGSSDDAQAVERVDAQLEGDDISIAFNPTFLLDGLSAIDSPVAQLSFTTSTKPALLSGKPALDAEADEAYKYLIMPVRLSG